TGGAGCTGGCTCAAAAGTAAGTGGTAACAAAAATCTCTTAAGATAACAAAGCCAAGGCTTTGCTCTTTTAAATTGCGGCCCTTCAAATCTTTTAAAGTGGTTATTAGTCGTTATTACCAATTGATAACGTGAAGTTACGTATTGGCATGCTGAAGTCCAGCGACAATGAGTTAACATTAATAGTATTATAGCTTATCAGATAAGGGATTAATGCAAAGAAATCACCATGAACTGCTAAACCGCAGATTGGATTAGATTACCTGATGACTTCCTTGGTAAATGACCctaaatatgttttatgtcTCATAAACCCAAATTTGCTGTCAGCTAAATATCTCATTCAAATACCCATTTCAATCTCTCATAGATACTTCCAATACCTGTCCGTGCATGGGGATAAGAATCGCTTCAACATTGAGGTGGCTGGAATTGAGGCAAACACCTGCCAGGATCTTCTTTCCCAGGCCCAGTACCATGTGGGTCGTGCGCGTCGCATTGACGAGGAGGAGCGCTCGTTGCGCCGaaagcaggaggaggagcgcgaGGCCTTTAAAATTAAGGTTGCGGAGCAGCGCAAGCGGCgggaggaggaggccaagaCCTCCAGGGACCAGTTGTTAGCCAAGCGGCAGGAGTACGTGGAGAAGACGAAAAACATGCTCATCATTGCGGACTCTGCGCCTGAGAAGGATCGCAAAAAGGGAGGCGGGCGAGCTCGTAAGGATGACTATATCTCCGGCACCGATAGCGAAAACGATGGTCCTCGCCGTGAGGGAGAACGTCCCTCGAAGAAGAAAAGCAAGGCGGAACGGAAAAAGGGCAGTGGTCGCAAGCGCAAGACGGAAAAATACGAGAGCGACAGCGAGGAGGAGCCGCGCACCAGTGGCAAGTCTGGAAAGAAGAAGGGCAAGAAGCCAAAGCCGGTTAAGGAATCCAAGGAGAAACTATCCGCTAAGCAGCGCCTCAAGGTGCTGTCCAAGGAGACGATCTCCACCagcgaatccgaatctgacGGCAAgcgcagcaaaagcagaagcaggagtCGCAATCGTAGTGGTAGCCGGAGTGGCAGTGGATCTGGAAGCGGCAGTGAACGCGAGGCCAGCCGCAAgcgcagcaggagcagaagtgGCTCTGGAAGTGGGAGCGACAGTGATGGAGCTACCAAGCGCAAGCGCGTCAAGAATCGCATCGAATCTGGCGGGGAATCGGATAGATCTGGGTCCCGTGCTCGCTCCAAGTCGAGTTCCCGCTCAAGATCTCGCTCCAAATCCGGATCTCGATCTAGGTCTCGCTCCAAGTCGGGATCCCGTTCAAGATCGCGCTCAAAGTCTGGTTCCCGCTCAAGATCGCGATCCCCGTCGGGTTCAAGATCCCGCTCTCGCTCTGGCAGCCGATCCAAGTCCGGATCCCGCAGCAGATCAGGGTCTCCGGAAAAATAACGCACCACTCAAGCGTGTTAAATCACTTTTGACTATATTTAGAGTTTCCTTCGAGAGCTGCGAAAAGatactaataaaaacattCTAATTGCCACACAAAGGCAGTGGAGTAATTGCTATGGGTTTGCTGTTCAACCCTAATCCGGATTACAATTCTGTTCGTATGGGTGGATTAGGAACTGGACAGGGCTGATTGTCTGGGCTAGGACAATAGTCGACCTCAACCCCGTCTATGCTGCTGGATCATATCTCTTACGATTACAGCCATAGGCTTCGAGTGCCGCAGCACGAAGGCGTGGGCGATCTTCTTGGTGTCCAGCTGGGCGTCCACCTTGGGATAGTCTTTTTTGAGCTGCTCGTAATAGGAGACCGGTACCCATCCGTCGGTGGTGCCATAGTAAAACTTGAGAATGTCCAGGTTCTGCTCTACAATCTCCCTTTGAATGCCGCGAACCCTGGCCATCTCGTCGTCGGCCAAGAAGACCACCTTCTCCGCTACCGATGGCTTGGAGTACTTCAAGGCGGTTCCCAGATACTGTCGTGGAATGGAGAAGATCAAGAAGTAGATCTGTATCAGCATCAGACGCAGCCACACGGGCAGGAAGTTgaagaagctgaagaagaTGTAGCCAAACACAGAGTACAGGGGCATGGCCACCTTGGTGAACACCCAGCCATTGGGCGATTCTATCATCCGCTCGACGGTGGGGAACAGCATATAGCACTTTTGTATGCGGCTCCGTATCCGCTCGTtttccagcagctgcaggatcATCCACGCCCCAATGGAGTGCCCAATCAAGTGGATTTTGACATCACTAGGCACGTACTTCTCGATGAAGGCGATTTTATGCCGGATTTGTCCGTCCAAATTGAAGAGCTCCTCGTTGCCGCTGAGTTGGGGAACCTCCCGAATACTGGCTTCAGGTGGATCATCATGGCCAGCATGCCCTGCAGGGAATATCAAAGGTGCTATTACCGACTCAATGTTAGAATGCCAGCGCACTCACCTATCACCCAAACTGGAAGATCGCCCAGCTCCTTTTGCAAAGTGCCTGCAAACTCTGTGTAAAAACCAGGCAAACCGGGATTGCCGGTTATGCAGATGACGATCTCCTTCTCGGTTATGGTCTCCTCAATCCACCTGCCCCAGGTGAAGACGTGGGTGGGAATGGAGTTGATGTTGACGTACGCCTCCTGCATATTTTCCGCTGCTGTTGGCGTGGCAAACTGCGGAGAAAATCAATCGGCACCTGTGCTGATCCCACTTTTTCACACGCGATGAGTTGTCCAATCCCCGTGGCAACCGGTTTTCCTTTGTCCAATCGTCTGGGCTGCAGCCTTTCACGAGTTTCAAATCTTTTGGATTGGCGCGGCTTATCCAGGGTTGATAGCTCTGATAAACACTATGCTATCTATGCTTTGATTCGACCAATTGTTTCCTCAATAATGACCAAAGGTCAGCAGTTCAGCGGCTTAAAAACGGCTGATACAGAAACCAGGGCGGCAAACTATGTCAAAATCATATGTTCTATATTGGCGGATATTTACGCTGATAACGATTGTTCAAAGTggttcattttgtttaaaaaagagaaacaaaatgaataaGCGTTAACAATAAAAGCGATGGTACAAAATACCAATGCTCAATGTTCTTTTAAATAAGTGTCATTCATTTCGTATTCTTATAGGTAATcatattgaaatattgaaacttttttaagtttgcaaaaatgtataaaaaaacttaattataaGAACGCGAATTGCTTCGTTTTTGAAAACGGATTTTGGAAAGTAgagttaattatttaagaaaaCGGTTTAATCTTGAGAGAACTATACGATATACGAAACATTTAGAAGCGGATCTTAAGCATTCGCAAGCGATGCAGCCCTAGCTTTAATCCATTTGCAGAGCTGCCAACGTGGGTAAAGTGGCTTTTGCGAATCAGTTGGCATAGCCACCattatttgttggttttttgttgctggtttttgagtttttatattttatgtttctaGAACAATAATGAAGGCGTAAATTTCAGTAGAAGGGCGTTTTAGGTTACCTACCACAAGCAATAGGATTCAGGATTAGAACCAGTTTCGAAGTACACACCCATCGACAGCTTGACGAGGCATGAGCCGAGCAATCGGAATCGCGAGCAAGTGGACACAAAAGAATGCAGCTAAAAATTGGGGACATTCTCGAAAATTCTCGTAGCACCAATAAGTGATCACTATATACAGAAAACCAAAGTAGCTGGCGGCCGGATACGGAGAAATGGCATCTGGCAAAGAGCTCTATTGCTGGGGGAGCACATCGCATGGCCAATTGGGACTCGGCGGAATCGAGGATGAACAGGTACGTAGATAGATGAATTTCCGGTATAGGCCCACTGAGATTACTTTTGTATGCCTTTGATTCTCACTGGCAGATCCTCACACCCAGTCAGATACCCTGGACACCGGACACCGCTGTACAGCAGGTCGCCTGTGGACACCGGCACACCCTCTTTC
This genomic interval from Drosophila teissieri strain GT53w chromosome 3L, Prin_Dtei_1.1, whole genome shotgun sequence contains the following:
- the LOC122618478 gene encoding lipid droplet-associated hydrolase gives rise to the protein MQEAYVNINSIPTHVFTWGRWIEETITEKEIVICITGNPGLPGFYTEFAGTLQKELGDLPVWVIGHAGHDDPPEASIREVPQLSGNEELFNLDGQIRHKIAFIEKYVPSDVKIHLIGHSIGAWMILQLLENERIRSRIQKCYMLFPTVERMIESPNGWVFTKVAMPLYSVFGYIFFSFFNFLPVWLRLMLIQIYFLIFSIPRQYLGTALKYSKPSVAEKVVFLADDEMARVRGIQREIVEQNLDILKFYYGTTDGWVPVSYYEQLKKDYPKVDAQLDTKKIAHAFVLRHSKPMAVIVRDMIQQHRRG